GCGCGATCGCTCCTGGTGAATTTGCCATTACCATTGGTACGAGTGGCGCAGTACGGACTGTAGCCCCCGAACCAATTACCGATCCGCAAATGCGAACTTTTTGTTACGCCCTCACCGAGAAGCATTGGGCGATCGGGGGACCGACCAATAACGGTGGAATTGTTTTACGATGGTTGCGCGATCGCTTTTGTCATCCAGAAGTAGAAGAGGCGAAACGATTAGGTATCGATCCGTATGACGTGATGATTCAAGCGGCGATGGAAATACCCGCAGGTGCAGAAGGATTGATCTGCTTACCCTATTTATCGGGAGAACGCGCCCCCTACTGGAATCCTAAAGCGCGGGGTGTCTTCTTCGGATTGAATTTCAACCACACGCGATCGCATACAATTAGGGCAGCGATGGAAGGAATTATCTTTGCCGTCTATAGCATCAACGTGGCAATTCAAGAAATCACCGGAACGACAGGAGAAATACGCGCTTCTGGCGGTTTTGCCCGTTCTCAAGCATGGTTGCAAATGATGGCAGATGCATTTGGTATGGTGGTAGCAATGCCAGAAGTTTATGAAGCTAGCGGTTATGGGGCGGCGGTGTTAGCTATGTACGCTGTAGGGGCGATCGCCGATTTATCTGACGTGCAACCGACAATTAAAATTCGCGATCGCATTTCGCCTAACCCCGACTTGACACGCACCTATCATCAGTTATTCTCTCGCTATCATCGCTTATATCGGCAGCTAGAAGCAGAGTTTTAACAGTTATCAGTTATCAGCTATCAGTTACCAGTTAACCAACAACTGTCAACTGTCAACCGTCAACCGTCAACACGTCCGTGTAGCGAGCGCGTTTACCGTCAACCACCAACTACCCATTACCTGTTACCCATTACCAATCGAAAAGCAATCTACTTTTAGATAGATGTCTTAAGGAGGAGAATTGCTTCAAAGTAGCGAAAGATAGGATGTGAAAATCTATCCGTAAAATGCTCAGTTGTTGAGTATATTATATTACTGGTGTTGAGTATATTATATTACTGGTAGTTAAATTTCTTTCTACCTTTTGCCCTCTGCTCTCTGCCTTTCTCGATCGCCCGAGAAGTACTGCATCTATAAATAAGATATATGACACAGCACCGCACAGTTCTAATTGTTGATTGTTGTGCGCCAGATCGAGAAATTTATCGAGAGTATCTTTTAGCAGAGCAAGAGGTTGAGTATCAAATTTTAGAGGCGGAATCGGGACAAAGCGGTTTGTCGCTGTGCCAATCGCGAGCGGTTGATGGAATTTTATTAGAATATCAACTACCGGATTTAGATGGTTTGGCATTTCTAACTAGGCTGAGACAGCAAGCAGGTGAAGATTGCCCTCCCGTAGTCATGGTGACGGGTCATGGAAGTGAGGCGATCGCAGTCAAAGCATTGAAAAATGGTGTAGTAGATTATCTCGTGAAAGGGCAAACTACAGCTGATGAATTGCGTCAAGCAGTAGGTAGTGCGATCGCAAATGCCCAAAGACAGCATAAATTACCAGCTAGCGAACAACGGTTCCAAACATCTGTAGAAAATTTACTCGACTGTTTTGGCATTTATTCAAGTATTCGCGATGAATCTGGAGGGATCGTAGATTTTCAAGTTGAATACGTCAATGCAGCGGCTTGCGAACAGAATTGCATGACGCAGGAACAGCAAATTGGCAGAAGACTTTGCGAGTTACTTCCCGCTCACAAAGAAAGCGGTCTGTTTGAGGAATATTGCCAAGTCGTAGAAACAGGCAAACCACTAATTAAAGAATCTCTGGATTATACAGATGTTTATGGCGATCGCTGCTTAACCAAAGCTTACGATATTCGGATTAGTAAATTAAATGACGGGTTTGTTGCAGCTTGGCGAGATGTCACAGCACGCAAACAAGCAGAAATCGAGCGAGAAAAAATACTAGCTCAAGAAAAACAAGTGCGGGAGGCGGCGGAAAGAAATAAACAGCAATACCGTTTGTTAGCAGCAAAACTGCGAGAGAGCGATCGCCGTTTTCGAGCAATTTTTAATTCCACATTTCAAATGATTGGCTCGCTCTCCCCTGAAGGAATTTTACTCGAAGTGAATCAAACTGCCCTAGATTTTGCGGGAGTGGCAAAAGAAGAAGTTATCGATCGCCCGTTTTGGGAAACCAAATGGTGGACGATTTCACCCGAAATTCAAGCACGGTTACGAGAAGCGATCGAGCAAGCGGCGGCGGGGGAATTTGTTCGATATGAAGTGGATGTGTTGAGTGCAGGTGACAGGGTCGCAACAATTGATTTTTCCCTCAAACCAGTGTTTGATGAAACCGGACAAGTTGTGTTGCTTATTCCTGAAGGGCGAGATATTAGCGATAAGAAACAAGCTGAAGCAACCCTACGAGATGTTTACGCTCAACTAGAACAACGCGCAGCCGCATTAACACAGAGCAATCAGAATTTGCAGGTGGCGTTAGAGGAACTGCAAATTTCTCAAGAGGAACTTAACCAACAAAACGAAGAACTGAGCCAAGCTCGTAATTTGAGCGAACTACAAAGCCAGCGGTATCAAGATTTATTCAATTTCGCCCCAGATGGATATTTAGTTACTAATTGCCAAGGCATAATTCAAGAAGCCAACAGAGCGATAACGAGCTTGCTAGCGATCGACCAACAACAGTTAATTGGCAAACCTTTAAGTGTCTTCGTCGATCCGCAAGAAATGCAAGTTTTTCGGAGTCAGTTAAATCGATTTGCAGCAAAGGCGAATCATTCTGCATCCGCGCAGCTAATTCAAACTTGGGAATTGAACTTAAAACCCTTCCGAGGTAAACCTTTTCCTGCTGAAGTTTCGCTGGCGGCGATCGGCAACGGTCAAGAAGATTTAGTCGGTTGGCGTTGGTTGATTCGAGATATTACACAACGCAAACAAGCCGAAGCAGCTTTGCGTCAAAGCGAAGCTCTCTTCCGAGGCGTATTTGAATCCGATCTGATCGGCATTCTCTTTTGGAACACCGAAGGGCAGATTATCGATGCCAACGAGACCTTTTGTCGCATGACTGGTTATTCGCGACAAGAAATGCAAGCTGGACAAGTTCACTATAAGAATATTACACCGCCGGAATACCACGCAACTGACGCTCAAAAGTTAGAGACTATACAAACTGCGGGTCAATACGCCCCATTTGAGAAAGAATACATTTGCAAAGATGGTAGTCGCATTCCAATTTTACTCGGTTGTGCTTTTCTGCCGGGATATCGCGATCGCGGTGTTGCTTTTGTCTTAGATATCAGCGAGAAAAAGCGATGGGAACGAGAACGGGAAGCACTTTTAGCCAAAGAACAGCTAGCCCGCCAGGAAGCAGAACGAGCCGATCGCAGTAAAGATGAATTTTTGGCGATGGTTTCCCATGAATTGCGATCGCCCCTTAATTCCATTCTCGGCTGGGCAAAACTGCTGCGTACCCGCAAATACGATCCTCAAGTAGCTGCCCGTGCTTTAGAAACGATCGAGCGCAACGCTCAAGCACAATCCCAACTGCTCGAAGACTTGCTAGATGTCTCGCGCATGATTCGGGGCAACCTCCGCCTCACCCTTGCCCCTGTTAATCTCTTGAATGTAGTCGAATCAACTGTAACGAGCTTGAAACTAGCAGCCCAAGCCAAAAACATCGATTTACAATTCCGAATTCCGAATTCCGAATTCCGAATTCTGACTTCTCCCTTCATGGTTTCTGGCGATCTCCATCGTCTCCAGCAAATTATCACCAACCTGCTGACCAATGCAATTAAATTTACTCCTAACGGCGGACGAGTTGAGATTTCGCTCAAACGAGTCGAACAGGGAGCAGGGAGCAGGGACAAGGGGGACAAGGGGGACAAGGGGGACAAGGGGGACAAGGGGGACAAGGGAGACAAGGGGGAAGTTCTAGCCACTAGCCGCCAGCCACTAGCCACTCACACTACTCCCGACTCCCCAAAATTTGCTCAAATCCAAGTTACCGATACAGGTCAAGGTATCAGCCCTGAATTTCTACCTTATATTTTCGAGCGTTTTCGGCAAGCAGATGATGTGACAACGCGCTCGAAAGATGGCTTAGGATTAGGGTTGGCGATCGCCCGTCATTTAGTTGAATTGCACGGGGGAACGATCGCGGCTGCAAGTTTAGGAGAAGGGCAGGGGGCGACTTTTACTGTCACGTTACCTTTACGGGAAACCAGACAGGGGGATGGGGAAGACAAGAAGGACAAGGAAGACAAGGGAGATTTGCCCCTCCAAGGTATCAGAATACTTGTGGTTGACGATGATGCAGATGCGCGGGAATTTTTGCATTTTGCTTTGACCCTAGAGGAGGCGGAAGTCAAGGTAGCGAGATCGGCTAAAGAAGCACTAGAAGTCTTGAACCAATTTCAACCAAATGTAATTGTCAGCGATATTGGAATGCCAGAAGAGGATGGCTACTCTCTGCTACGTCAGGTGCGATCGCAAACAGCAGCCAGAGGAGCCGAACCAATTCCCGCGATCGCTCTGACTGCATTTGCTAGAGAGTCAGACCGTCAAAGCGCGATCGCGGCTGGTTTTCAGCGTCATCTCGCTAAACCTGTGGTCGTAGCAGAGTTAGTCGCCGCGATCGCCGATCTCATTCAAAGCCCGCTCTAGTTCAAAGTCGATAATTCTCAGCCAAAATAATATTTAATTTGATGCAATTTAGCTCTTTTCCTCTGAATATATACGACTGCAAAGACCTTTTGTTTCGGCGATCGTTGAAAGTAATTCTCGATTGCGTGCGTGACATTTATAGGGGCGCACAGATGTGCGCCCCTACAGATCGTCTGTTTTACGCAATTGAAAACCGCTATGAAAGCACAAACTGAAAATTAGCGGCGCGTTCGTAACAACTTTTAATAACTATTGAAAATTTATAATTGCTTTTAATCTCAGAAAAAGTAGCATTTTTAACTATTTCTGTAGATGGATGTTTGCCTTTTTTCTAGTAGCTAAATTGAGGAAATAGTGGGTCTTTTGCAGATAACTAACATTTTATTTCGAGCGGGATAAAATCGAACAAAAGAGACCTGGCAGAAACATCATATTTTATCTGCTAGTCAAAAAAAAGCTGCGAAAGCTCATGCATAGATAGATTCAACCGTAGATGTTTGCGGTTGAATTTCCAATGGAAGAATCAGTGACAACTTAGAAAAAAATCAATTTCTCTCAAGTTATAGCTGTTTTCGCTCCTCATAACACAGTTACGAGCAGTTTTTGAAATGCTTGCTCGTACCATTGTTATGCATGAATTACAAATGACAAATAAAAAACTTTTGAGTGTGGTGAAAAATGCAAAGATTTACAAAATATATCTTCTTATTGACACTTAGCATCTTAATAGCTCCGTTTGCAGGTATCAATTTATTAGCAGCGCAAACAAATATATCAACGTCAGATCGGGCGATCGCCTCCGAGCTTAATTCGACTGAAGAAACTAAAGTACAAAGTTTAGCAGAAAACTCGCTAGCCCAAGTTACATCTGTCTCGCAATTATCAGACGTGCAACCCACTGATTGGGCGTTTCAGGCATTGCAATCTTTAGTAGAAAGATATGGAGTCATTGCGGGTTATCCCGATGGCACTTTTCGCGGTAATCGGGCAATGACTCGCTATGAATTTGCAGCTGGATTGAATGCAGCTTTAGACAGAATTAACGAATTAATTGCCACAGGTAGCGCCGACACTGTTAGTAAAGACGATTTAGCAACAATACAAAGATTACAGCAAGAATTTGCTCCCGAACTTGCAACTCTTCGCGGTCGGGTTGACACGTTAGAAGCAACGACGGCAGAACTAGAAGCCAACCAGTTTTCGACGACAACTAAGTTGGAAGGAGAAGTTATCTTTGCCCTCATTAGTTTGATTGAGGGTGACAATGCTGCTGGCGAACCAGTAGATACTAACCCAACTGCGAGTTACAGGGTGCGCCTCAATTTACAAACTAGTTTTACGGGCGAAGATCAACTCACAACACGTTTGCAAATGGGTAACGTCGTCCCTCTAGGCGGGACAAATAGCGGTGAAACACTGACAAACGAAGGGCGGATCGAATTTGATGGCGATACAGGCGGAGATGCCCAACTGGGGTTACTGCGCTATCGTTTTCCGGTGGGCGATCGCACCAACATTTACTTAGCGGCGGCGGGTAATGGTTTTGTCGATCTCGATGCTTCCTACCAGTTGACTCCCTTCTTAGATGGCAATGCCGTATCATTGTTCGGTTTGCGCAACCCAATCTATAACTACAGTGCTGGTACTGGTATAGGAATCAGGCATTTCTTTAATGACCAAATCGAACTAAATTTGGGCTATCTAGTTCCTACCAATAACGCTAGTAACCCCTTCCCACAAAA
This window of the Chroococcidiopsis thermalis PCC 7203 genome carries:
- a CDS encoding gluconokinase, with protein sequence MTYFLGVDIGTTSTKAIAFSHDGAIKAKGSQGYEIIVPHPTWAEQDPEALFNAVITSVRQAMGTGISKQEIAAVGFSAATHSLLPVDANNNPLSNIIIWADNRSVTQTERLKQEEIAHNLYLRTGSPIHPVSVVTKLMWLREKAPEIFHKAAKFISIKEYIFFRLFQRYVVDYSIASATGLFNLKQLNWDAEALTIAGIKPEQLSQLVSTTHILRGMQTEYAEAMGLDPHTPVIIGANDGVLANLGVGAIAPGEFAITIGTSGAVRTVAPEPITDPQMRTFCYALTEKHWAIGGPTNNGGIVLRWLRDRFCHPEVEEAKRLGIDPYDVMIQAAMEIPAGAEGLICLPYLSGERAPYWNPKARGVFFGLNFNHTRSHTIRAAMEGIIFAVYSINVAIQEITGTTGEIRASGGFARSQAWLQMMADAFGMVVAMPEVYEASGYGAAVLAMYAVGAIADLSDVQPTIKIRDRISPNPDLTRTYHQLFSRYHRLYRQLEAEF
- a CDS encoding PAS domain S-box protein — its product is MTQHRTVLIVDCCAPDREIYREYLLAEQEVEYQILEAESGQSGLSLCQSRAVDGILLEYQLPDLDGLAFLTRLRQQAGEDCPPVVMVTGHGSEAIAVKALKNGVVDYLVKGQTTADELRQAVGSAIANAQRQHKLPASEQRFQTSVENLLDCFGIYSSIRDESGGIVDFQVEYVNAAACEQNCMTQEQQIGRRLCELLPAHKESGLFEEYCQVVETGKPLIKESLDYTDVYGDRCLTKAYDIRISKLNDGFVAAWRDVTARKQAEIEREKILAQEKQVREAAERNKQQYRLLAAKLRESDRRFRAIFNSTFQMIGSLSPEGILLEVNQTALDFAGVAKEEVIDRPFWETKWWTISPEIQARLREAIEQAAAGEFVRYEVDVLSAGDRVATIDFSLKPVFDETGQVVLLIPEGRDISDKKQAEATLRDVYAQLEQRAAALTQSNQNLQVALEELQISQEELNQQNEELSQARNLSELQSQRYQDLFNFAPDGYLVTNCQGIIQEANRAITSLLAIDQQQLIGKPLSVFVDPQEMQVFRSQLNRFAAKANHSASAQLIQTWELNLKPFRGKPFPAEVSLAAIGNGQEDLVGWRWLIRDITQRKQAEAALRQSEALFRGVFESDLIGILFWNTEGQIIDANETFCRMTGYSRQEMQAGQVHYKNITPPEYHATDAQKLETIQTAGQYAPFEKEYICKDGSRIPILLGCAFLPGYRDRGVAFVLDISEKKRWEREREALLAKEQLARQEAERADRSKDEFLAMVSHELRSPLNSILGWAKLLRTRKYDPQVAARALETIERNAQAQSQLLEDLLDVSRMIRGNLRLTLAPVNLLNVVESTVTSLKLAAQAKNIDLQFRIPNSEFRILTSPFMVSGDLHRLQQIITNLLTNAIKFTPNGGRVEISLKRVEQGAGSRDKGDKGDKGDKGDKGDKGDKGEVLATSRQPLATHTTPDSPKFAQIQVTDTGQGISPEFLPYIFERFRQADDVTTRSKDGLGLGLAIARHLVELHGGTIAAASLGEGQGATFTVTLPLRETRQGDGEDKKDKEDKGDLPLQGIRILVVDDDADAREFLHFALTLEEAEVKVARSAKEALEVLNQFQPNVIVSDIGMPEEDGYSLLRQVRSQTAARGAEPIPAIALTAFARESDRQSAIAAGFQRHLAKPVVVAELVAAIADLIQSPL
- a CDS encoding iron uptake porin, with protein sequence MQRFTKYIFLLTLSILIAPFAGINLLAAQTNISTSDRAIASELNSTEETKVQSLAENSLAQVTSVSQLSDVQPTDWAFQALQSLVERYGVIAGYPDGTFRGNRAMTRYEFAAGLNAALDRINELIATGSADTVSKDDLATIQRLQQEFAPELATLRGRVDTLEATTAELEANQFSTTTKLEGEVIFALISLIEGDNAAGEPVDTNPTASYRVRLNLQTSFTGEDQLTTRLQMGNVVPLGGTNSGETLTNEGRIEFDGDTGGDAQLGLLRYRFPVGDRTNIYLAAAGNGFVDLDASYQLTPFLDGNAVSLFGLRNPIYNYSAGTGIGIRHFFNDQIELNLGYLVPTNNASNPFPQNGLFDGTYAGLAQIIFNLSDNSRFGLSYINSYSPTGGDDPDVEPNTELTPFGTSTGSNLSNSSFSRPVSVNAYGFSGTFRLSPGLAISGWVGHANHRYIGRGDGSMWTWAASLNFPDLGKEGSVGGIIVGMEPRLTELDSNLGSPDRDTSLHLEAFYKYALTDNIQVTPAIIWLTAPDHNADNDDIIIGAIRTVFRF